A part of Asticcacaulis sp. AND118 genomic DNA contains:
- a CDS encoding RNA polymerase sigma factor, whose protein sequence is MPAVRCADPMAEEWADLRQAVARYALNVTRHPDLAEDIAQQTLLKAIEYQQSNIVISMHALAFRIAANLVREHYRRQKPVAELDAAHDIASSDPLPDRIAEDRAETRAMMQVLNAMPPLRRDVFLRRRVEGQSCQEIGRELGLNPKAVEKHITRALGDLHAARQRWQARHAEGQS, encoded by the coding sequence ATGCCTGCGGTCCGGTGCGCCGACCCTATGGCCGAAGAATGGGCAGATCTGCGACAGGCGGTGGCGCGCTACGCGCTCAACGTCACGCGACACCCGGATCTGGCCGAGGACATCGCCCAGCAGACCCTGCTCAAGGCCATCGAGTACCAGCAGTCGAACATCGTCATCAGCATGCACGCCCTGGCCTTCCGCATCGCCGCCAACCTGGTGCGTGAACATTACCGACGGCAAAAACCCGTGGCCGAACTCGACGCGGCCCATGACATCGCCAGCAGCGATCCCCTGCCCGACCGGATCGCCGAGGATCGCGCCGAGACCCGCGCCATGATGCAGGTGCTGAACGCCATGCCCCCGCTGCGCCGCGACGTCTTCCTGCGCCGCCGCGTCGAGGGCCAGAGCTGTCAGGAGATCGGCCGCGAACTGGGGCTCAACCCCAAGGCCGTCGAAAAGCACATCACCCGTGCCCTGGGCGATCTCCACGCCGCCCGCCAGCGCTGGCAGGCCCGTCACGCGGAGGGCCAGTCATGA
- a CDS encoding FecR domain-containing protein gives MIHAVDSETPEMQAAHWVAVMSEPEVPPHVERQFELWITAAPEHAALYADCLAAYDAPTLNAAATGLHARRWRQWLPHSAGAAAVLVVGLIGWGVWSHRPQPAEPAHLVALTTGPGEHLSAPLPDGTRIELSGGTELKVRYGAKRRVVEMVRGEAYFDVARDEARPFVIAARRTEIEVLGTAFNTDLLPGGAEVSVYRGHVRVRDDGQAHDLRAGDRFTAGAPPPLSRFDPSIEPDWRSGWFEAEAVPLSRLVEEVNRFSKVPVRLRHATTGRLTVSGRFRVSDPDLVIKALENGYGLRVTHTDEGTILDR, from the coding sequence ATGATCCACGCCGTCGATAGCGAAACCCCCGAAATGCAGGCCGCCCACTGGGTCGCCGTCATGTCCGAGCCCGAAGTGCCGCCGCATGTCGAGCGGCAGTTCGAGCTGTGGATCACCGCCGCGCCCGAACACGCCGCCCTTTATGCCGATTGTCTGGCGGCCTACGATGCGCCGACCCTGAATGCCGCCGCCACAGGACTGCACGCCCGGCGCTGGCGCCAATGGCTGCCGCATTCGGCCGGGGCGGCGGCAGTGCTTGTGGTCGGCCTGATCGGCTGGGGCGTCTGGAGCCACCGACCGCAACCGGCGGAGCCGGCGCATCTGGTGGCCCTCACGACCGGCCCCGGCGAGCATCTGAGTGCGCCGCTTCCGGATGGCACGCGCATCGAGCTGAGCGGCGGCACCGAATTGAAAGTGCGTTACGGCGCAAAGCGGCGCGTGGTCGAGATGGTGCGTGGCGAAGCCTATTTCGACGTCGCCCGCGATGAGGCGCGCCCCTTCGTTATCGCCGCGCGCAGGACCGAGATCGAGGTGCTGGGCACGGCCTTCAATACCGACCTGCTGCCCGGCGGGGCCGAGGTGTCGGTCTATCGCGGCCATGTGCGCGTGCGCGACGATGGTCAGGCCCACGACCTGCGCGCCGGAGATCGCTTTACCGCCGGGGCGCCGCCGCCCCTGTCGCGCTTCGACCCGTCGATCGAACCCGACTGGCGCTCCGGCTGGTTTGAGGCCGAAGCCGTGCCGCTCAGCCGTCTCGTCGAAGAGGTCAACCGTTTCTCGAAGGTGCCGGTGCGTCTGCGTCACGCTACCACAGGTAGGCTGACCGTCTCCGGGCGTTTCCGCGTCTCGGACCCGGATCTGGTCATTAAAGCCCTTGAAAACGGCTATGGTTTGCGCGTCACCCACACGGATGAAGGCACAATCCTGGATAGGTGA
- a CDS encoding tetratricopeptide repeat protein — protein sequence MKMPSFVRVTLSALLLCSVSACATAPASGPASVPQLTAATANPAAALQSGDYDAALKGFGDAAAREPSDPARQTLLGLAYQASAQGSGQGSGQGDPEKLDLALAGYDLALRSGQDAFWAAALAGKAAFDKGRYTQAQSYYARAVISRPDDPRALLGLSMSAYMAGDPQMAALVAERAASVARDRPTQASALRMATLSNTAAGQTNSAALTYQKLALIAPEEAMQVQPRLGDLTRTQAADPVMTPEPVSAAAPDQVSVDVAIILSQNSQRDSIGLNLLDGLQVQYGRQDLQTHSGSDAGVARTITDTISIPQLTYNLNLFNRFGQHYQVVARPMLTAYRGEPSDFFVGRSTKVAVKGVNFSQLENIDIGTQVKVTPVDITAEGSRLRIEVTRSFLAGEPAGNFNEALNTWRQTVSTTVEVKFGTTLILSGLSESVRDSSVTKTPILGDAPLIGSGFNRRVTNDRRDAVLVLVTPSPAQAFKSEPWARPADVERLIGLWHTTVSPGSDLGTITTNLSRSRLFSRARKTDAPLNWPSLPRDQGEILKELILP from the coding sequence ATGAAGATGCCCTCTTTCGTTCGCGTAACCCTGAGTGCCCTGCTGCTGTGCAGCGTGTCCGCCTGCGCCACCGCACCCGCCTCTGGGCCGGCCTCTGTCCCGCAACTGACCGCCGCGACCGCCAACCCGGCGGCGGCGCTGCAAAGCGGCGATTATGACGCCGCGTTGAAGGGGTTCGGCGATGCCGCGGCGCGTGAGCCGTCCGATCCGGCGCGTCAGACCCTGCTGGGGTTGGCCTATCAGGCCTCGGCGCAAGGTTCAGGGCAAGGTTCAGGGCAAGGCGACCCGGAAAAACTCGACCTCGCTCTGGCCGGCTACGATCTGGCGCTGCGCAGCGGTCAGGACGCCTTCTGGGCCGCCGCGCTGGCCGGCAAGGCGGCGTTCGACAAGGGCCGTTATACGCAGGCCCAGAGCTACTATGCGCGCGCCGTCATCTCCCGCCCCGACGATCCGCGCGCCCTGCTCGGCCTGTCGATGAGCGCCTACATGGCCGGCGACCCGCAGATGGCGGCGCTGGTCGCGGAACGCGCCGCATCTGTCGCCAGGGATCGACCGACGCAGGCCTCGGCGCTACGTATGGCAACGCTATCGAACACCGCCGCCGGACAGACCAACAGCGCGGCCCTGACCTATCAGAAGCTGGCCCTGATCGCGCCGGAAGAGGCGATGCAGGTACAGCCCCGTCTCGGCGATCTGACGCGCACACAGGCCGCCGACCCCGTCATGACGCCTGAGCCCGTCTCCGCTGCCGCCCCGGATCAGGTATCGGTCGATGTCGCCATCATCCTGTCGCAGAATTCGCAACGCGACTCGATCGGTCTGAATCTGCTCGACGGCCTGCAGGTCCAGTACGGCCGGCAGGATCTTCAGACCCATTCCGGCAGCGATGCCGGCGTGGCGCGGACCATCACCGACACCATCAGCATTCCCCAGCTCACCTATAATCTCAACCTCTTCAACCGTTTCGGCCAGCACTATCAGGTCGTCGCCCGTCCGATGCTGACCGCCTATCGCGGTGAGCCTTCGGACTTCTTCGTAGGGCGCTCGACCAAGGTGGCGGTGAAGGGCGTCAACTTCTCCCAGCTCGAAAACATCGACATCGGCACGCAGGTCAAGGTGACACCTGTCGACATCACCGCCGAAGGTTCGCGCCTGCGCATCGAAGTCACGCGCTCCTTCCTCGCCGGCGAACCGGCGGGCAATTTCAACGAAGCGCTGAACACCTGGCGGCAGACCGTTTCGACCACGGTCGAGGTGAAGTTCGGCACCACGCTGATCCTGTCGGGCCTGTCCGAAAGCGTGCGCGACTCCTCGGTGACCAAGACGCCGATTCTGGGCGATGCGCCCCTGATAGGGTCTGGCTTCAACCGCCGCGTCACCAATGATCGCCGCGACGCCGTGCTGGTGCTCGTCACCCCCTCGCCCGCTCAGGCCTTCAAGAGCGAGCCGTGGGCGCGCCCCGCTGATGTGGAGCGCCTGATCGGCTTGTGGCACACGACCGTGTCCCCCGGTTCCGATCTCGGCACCATCACCACCAACCTGTCGCGTTCACGCCTGTTCAGCCGGGCGCGCAAAACCGATGCGCCGCTGAACTGGCCCAGCCTGCCCCGCGATCAGGGCGAAATCCTGAAGGAACTCATCCTGCCCTGA
- a CDS encoding TonB-dependent receptor: MKTKLKLVCGLSAVALGAFGALTPAQVLAQPAARSAQTFDIKSKALSGALNDFSRQSGLQVVADPALLTGKTGKAVSGNLTPRAALEALLAGTGLSADIRDGSVILRKAGATASAATPSNTAAVVVEEPETIVVRGYRGAMLDSLEDKRRNKNVSDRVSADDMGRLPVENVAEALAKVPGVNAVRDARTGEGDRITVRGLSTELNNYTMNGVKMSGAGSRDAQFYRGVRLSFLPPEGIAGITVHKTIMPNMDGDALGGTVEIDTPTAFNVKPLFFGVAVQGAVMDKFDNPTSGKASVSFGRQFSDRLGLFVTASYAKRKTQFEENGGDGDSQPRTWYSNSETLDADLNDFVFRGMQIATGHTEIERKGINSSLDWRGDDHDFHLRGTYNEYKEKEFSTRLNFRNDTGQFSTRLSQVNKTDKTLKTPDQMIIGSDSRGKIYGYTTAQIVDRDKDGVITDKDKSTKSLYSLDGASGVWDPQGFRLRRFWEGSYSTGLLSSLNFGGKSRFGSLTVDYDLSTSKSEDQADGEYELEFRSDKYHWLGNNGVGVDNRADSRYPKWVLNDAGMKAVHDPANFAFAGLEAGVSAVKEDLKQAQINLTYAFDHDWLRNVKGGAKIYKSDRTKFEGSFLNLDNNGTLADFAPFYGTPVTSLFDGQYSGDHRLGIVLDDDKMLAELARATAGTSTFFDGDALTPDEATISDEDSFGFDEKVTAAYAMAEAQFGKLNLIGGVRVEKTENLVRAWMMDPKRGNQYSETESEFTNVLPSIHANYRLRPDVILRGAIWTSFARPDIARMSSAEEYSYNTDPDGNGTQNPVAEWQLVAIEKGNPDLKPMKATNFDVSLEWYNGKTGAYSVAAYYKDIRNFLFRSSSSNIRNGTAGENEDPNGVLITMANNGKKAKVQGVEISARQILHWLPSPFDGLGVSFNGTFQTSEAVTGMSWHPDGYKLPLMETPERVYNLELFYEKYGWEGYLAVNHQSEMLNGIQDFGNNPYEQDYTFVDANLRRNLTDKATVSLNVQNMFDEHTYWLSYGPTEASSRAFVKNGRTVSLSFNYRY, from the coding sequence GTGAAGACGAAACTGAAACTGGTCTGCGGCCTGTCGGCCGTGGCCCTGGGGGCTTTCGGGGCGTTGACGCCGGCTCAGGTTCTGGCTCAGCCCGCCGCGCGTTCGGCGCAAACCTTTGACATCAAGTCCAAGGCGCTGTCGGGTGCGCTCAATGACTTTTCGCGCCAGTCGGGCCTTCAGGTCGTCGCCGATCCGGCGCTGCTGACCGGCAAGACAGGCAAGGCGGTATCGGGCAACCTGACGCCGCGCGCTGCGCTTGAGGCGCTGCTGGCCGGGACGGGCCTGAGCGCCGACATCCGCGACGGCTCGGTCATCCTGCGCAAGGCCGGCGCGACCGCTTCGGCGGCCACACCCTCGAACACCGCCGCCGTGGTGGTCGAAGAACCTGAAACCATCGTGGTGCGCGGCTATCGCGGGGCCATGCTCGACTCGCTGGAAGACAAGCGACGTAACAAGAACGTCTCGGATCGCGTCAGCGCCGATGACATGGGCCGCCTGCCGGTCGAAAACGTCGCCGAAGCCCTCGCAAAAGTGCCGGGCGTCAACGCCGTGCGCGATGCCCGCACCGGTGAAGGCGACCGCATCACCGTGCGCGGCCTGTCGACCGAACTGAACAACTACACCATGAACGGCGTGAAGATGTCGGGCGCGGGGTCGCGCGACGCGCAGTTCTATCGCGGCGTCCGCCTCAGCTTCCTGCCGCCCGAAGGCATTGCCGGCATTACGGTGCACAAGACCATTATGCCGAACATGGACGGCGACGCGCTGGGCGGCACGGTCGAGATCGACACGCCGACCGCCTTCAACGTCAAGCCGCTCTTCTTCGGCGTCGCCGTACAGGGCGCGGTGATGGACAAGTTCGACAACCCGACCTCCGGCAAGGCCTCGGTGTCCTTCGGCCGTCAGTTCTCCGATCGTCTGGGTCTGTTCGTCACGGCCTCCTACGCCAAGCGCAAGACGCAGTTCGAGGAAAACGGCGGCGATGGCGACAGCCAGCCGCGCACCTGGTATTCCAATTCGGAAACGCTGGACGCCGATCTGAACGATTTCGTCTTCCGCGGCATGCAGATCGCCACGGGCCATACCGAGATCGAGCGCAAGGGCATCAACTCGTCCCTCGACTGGCGCGGCGACGACCACGACTTCCACCTGCGCGGCACCTATAACGAATACAAGGAAAAGGAATTTTCCACGCGCCTGAACTTCCGTAACGATACGGGTCAGTTCTCGACGCGCCTGTCGCAGGTCAACAAGACCGACAAGACGCTGAAGACGCCGGACCAGATGATCATCGGCTCGGACAGCCGCGGCAAGATCTACGGCTACACGACGGCGCAGATCGTCGACCGCGACAAGGACGGCGTCATCACCGACAAGGACAAGTCGACCAAGTCGCTCTATTCGCTCGACGGCGCGTCGGGCGTGTGGGACCCGCAGGGCTTCCGCCTGCGGCGTTTCTGGGAGGGCAGCTATTCGACCGGCCTGTTGTCGTCGCTGAACTTCGGCGGCAAGAGCCGCTTCGGCAGTCTGACGGTCGATTACGACCTTTCGACCTCGAAGTCCGAGGATCAGGCCGATGGCGAATATGAGTTGGAATTCCGCTCGGACAAGTATCACTGGCTCGGCAACAATGGCGTCGGCGTCGATAACCGCGCCGATTCCCGCTACCCCAAGTGGGTGCTGAACGACGCGGGCATGAAGGCCGTCCACGATCCGGCCAACTTCGCCTTTGCCGGTCTCGAAGCCGGTGTGTCGGCGGTCAAGGAAGACCTGAAACAGGCCCAGATCAATCTGACCTATGCGTTCGATCACGACTGGCTGCGCAACGTGAAGGGCGGGGCCAAGATCTACAAATCGGACCGCACCAAGTTCGAAGGCTCGTTCCTCAACCTCGACAATAATGGCACCCTGGCCGATTTCGCACCCTTCTACGGCACACCGGTCACCAGCTTGTTCGACGGACAGTACAGCGGCGATCATCGCCTCGGCATCGTGCTCGACGACGACAAGATGCTGGCCGAACTGGCGCGCGCCACGGCGGGCACCTCGACCTTCTTCGACGGCGACGCCCTGACGCCGGATGAGGCGACCATTTCCGACGAGGACAGCTTCGGTTTCGACGAAAAGGTCACCGCGGCCTACGCCATGGCGGAGGCCCAGTTCGGCAAGCTCAACCTGATCGGGGGCGTGCGCGTCGAAAAGACCGAGAACCTCGTCCGCGCGTGGATGATGGACCCGAAGCGCGGCAACCAGTATTCGGAAACCGAAAGCGAATTCACCAACGTCCTGCCGTCGATCCACGCCAATTACCGCCTGCGGCCCGACGTCATCCTGCGTGGTGCCATCTGGACCAGCTTCGCCCGCCCGGACATTGCCCGCATGAGTTCGGCGGAAGAATATAGCTACAACACCGACCCGGACGGTAACGGCACGCAGAACCCGGTGGCCGAATGGCAACTGGTGGCCATCGAGAAGGGCAATCCCGACCTGAAGCCGATGAAGGCGACCAATTTCGACGTGTCGCTGGAGTGGTATAACGGCAAGACCGGCGCCTATTCGGTCGCGGCCTATTACAAGGACATCCGGAACTTCCTGTTCCGCTCGTCCTCGTCCAACATCCGTAACGGTACGGCAGGTGAAAACGAAGACCCGAACGGCGTCCTCATCACCATGGCCAATAACGGTAAAAAGGCCAAAGTGCAGGGTGTCGAGATCAGCGCCCGTCAGATCCTGCACTGGCTGCCCTCGCCTTTCGACGGTCTGGGCGTGTCGTTCAACGGCACCTTCCAGACTTCGGAAGCCGTCACCGGCATGAGCTGGCACCCGGACGGCTACAAGCTGCCGTTGATGGAAACGCCGGAGCGCGTCTACAATCTCGAACTGTTCTACGAAAAGTACGGCTGGGAAGGCTATCTGGCCGTCAACCATCAGTCGGAAATGCTCAACGGCATTCAGGATTTCGGCAACAATCCGTATGAGCAGGACTACACCTTCGTCGATGCGAACCTGCGCCGTAACCTGACGGACAAAGCGACCGTCAGCCTCAACGTCCAGAACATGTTCGACGAGCACACCTACTGGCTGTCCTACGGTCCGACGGAAGCTTCCTCGCGCGCCTTCGTCAAGAACGGCCGCACCGTCAGCCTGAGCTTCAACTACCGTTACTGA
- a CDS encoding tetratricopeptide repeat protein, translating to MVTSRRLDGWKAIGGHFGRDRTTVMRWAQQRGLPVRRLPGGKTGTVYAFVHELDSWAAHQGDLNEASTNAADEPPQVDVTPGFWARNWRRLAVAGLMALALAFAIGNVWPRGPATTAPPALPSDPALSAMYLEARDAWAQRTPESLARALGLFEAITRKEPGFAPAWAGLADAYLLSCEFGTLPATVVFPKAKHAAQTALKHDPQLASAYRALGFVQYWWEHDPTAAGKSFRHALKLSPRDAQSHFWYGNVLVDNGQTVAGVRELNAARLIEPGNVAIQTDFAWAQWSAGDDAPARSALNGLAQSHPNFANIHDYLSVIKLADGDYVGYVQDLSEFARLVKDESLMRHCDELRAALKVGVEAVQTLLMDRAIAEIKAGTRQTHAWPVFLASVAQNRRQTLDLLEAADRRNEMWGSAGRNARIARLWMDDAEINRLLRQRKGTPVE from the coding sequence ATGGTGACCTCACGACGGCTTGACGGCTGGAAGGCGATCGGCGGCCATTTCGGGCGCGACCGGACGACCGTCATGCGCTGGGCCCAGCAGCGGGGCTTGCCCGTACGGCGTCTGCCCGGCGGCAAGACCGGCACGGTCTACGCCTTCGTCCACGAACTCGATAGCTGGGCCGCCCATCAGGGCGATCTCAACGAAGCCTCGACCAATGCGGCCGACGAGCCACCGCAAGTGGATGTGACGCCCGGTTTCTGGGCGCGCAACTGGCGGCGTCTGGCCGTGGCCGGACTAATGGCGCTGGCGCTGGCCTTCGCCATCGGCAATGTCTGGCCGCGCGGTCCCGCGACGACCGCACCGCCCGCCCTGCCGTCGGACCCGGCCCTCAGCGCCATGTACCTGGAAGCGCGCGACGCCTGGGCCCAGCGCACGCCCGAAAGTCTGGCGCGCGCGCTGGGTCTGTTCGAGGCCATTACGCGCAAGGAACCCGGTTTCGCCCCGGCTTGGGCCGGGCTGGCCGACGCCTACCTCTTGTCGTGCGAGTTCGGCACCTTGCCGGCGACTGTGGTGTTCCCCAAGGCGAAACATGCGGCGCAGACCGCTCTGAAACATGATCCGCAACTGGCATCGGCCTACCGGGCGCTGGGCTTTGTGCAGTATTGGTGGGAGCACGATCCGACGGCGGCAGGCAAATCCTTTCGCCACGCGTTGAAGCTGTCGCCGCGCGATGCCCAGAGCCATTTCTGGTACGGCAATGTGCTGGTCGACAACGGTCAGACGGTGGCGGGCGTGCGCGAACTGAATGCCGCGCGGCTGATCGAACCGGGCAATGTTGCGATCCAGACCGATTTTGCCTGGGCGCAATGGTCTGCCGGTGACGATGCGCCCGCGCGCTCGGCGCTCAACGGGCTGGCCCAAAGCCATCCGAACTTCGCCAATATTCACGACTATCTCAGCGTCATCAAACTCGCCGACGGCGACTATGTCGGCTATGTGCAGGACCTGTCGGAATTCGCCCGACTGGTGAAGGATGAGAGCCTTATGCGGCACTGCGACGAACTGCGCGCCGCGTTGAAGGTCGGGGTAGAGGCCGTCCAGACGCTGCTGATGGACCGCGCCATAGCCGAGATCAAGGCCGGCACGCGCCAGACCCACGCCTGGCCGGTTTTTCTGGCCAGCGTGGCGCAGAACCGCCGTCAGACCCTCGACCTGCTCGAAGCCGCCGACAGGCGCAACGAGATGTGGGGCTCCGCCGGACGTAACGCGCGGATCGCCCGTTTGTGGATGGACGATGCCGAGATCAACCGTCTATTGCGCCAGCGCAAGGGCACGCCCGTCGAATAG